One segment of Porticoccus hydrocarbonoclasticus MCTG13d DNA contains the following:
- a CDS encoding aldo/keto reductase: MLPRRPFGNTGIDVSILGLGTVKLGRDQGVKYPNDFAIPDDQQAAQLIAIAREQGINLIDTAPAYGTSETRLGQLLKGQREGWVICSKVGEEFEQGKSFYDFTPEHTRFSVERSLKRLRTEMIDIVLVHSDGNDEAIIRDYGTLDMLAQLKAEGKIRAFGMSTKTVEGGLLAAEKSDAVMVTWNLQHDRELPVVDYCLAQHKGVLIKKALASGHATLTTGEDPVHKTFQMIFQHPGVSSAIIGTINPTHLRDNIDKAVRATASK; encoded by the coding sequence GTGCTGCCCAGAAGACCCTTCGGCAACACCGGTATCGACGTGAGTATTCTCGGTCTCGGCACCGTAAAACTCGGCCGTGATCAGGGTGTAAAATACCCCAATGACTTTGCCATACCGGATGATCAACAGGCCGCTCAACTCATCGCCATCGCCCGGGAACAGGGTATCAATCTGATAGATACCGCACCCGCCTACGGCACGAGCGAGACCCGGCTGGGTCAGCTGCTGAAAGGACAGCGGGAAGGGTGGGTCATCTGCAGCAAGGTCGGTGAGGAGTTCGAGCAGGGGAAATCATTCTATGATTTCACCCCCGAGCATACCCGCTTCAGCGTCGAACGCAGCCTGAAACGCCTGCGCACGGAAATGATCGATATTGTGCTGGTTCATTCCGATGGCAACGATGAGGCCATCATACGGGACTACGGCACACTGGATATGCTGGCCCAACTCAAGGCAGAGGGAAAAATTCGCGCCTTTGGCATGTCCACAAAAACCGTCGAGGGGGGACTGTTAGCCGCCGAAAAATCCGATGCGGTCATGGTGACCTGGAATCTACAGCACGACCGCGAATTGCCGGTAGTCGATTATTGCTTGGCACAGCACAAAGGCGTCCTTATCAAGAAAGCACTGGCCAGCGGCCACGCCACCCTGACAACAGGGGAAGATCCCGTACATAAAACCTTTCAGATGATTTTTCAGCACCCCGGCGTGAGCAGTGCGATTATCGGCACCATCAACCCCACTCACCTGCGGGACAATATTGACAAAGCTGTCCGGGCAACAGCAAGCAAGTAA
- the waaA gene encoding lipid IV(A) 3-deoxy-D-manno-octulosonic acid transferase, with protein sequence MARFFYSTLFYLLTPLILIRLLWRSTKAPEYRRRWPERFGFVPTIDQEQTTKTIWVHSVSLGETLASVPMVRRLQQRYPEAQLVVTTMTPTGSACVKNSFGDTVHHVYAPYDLPCAVNRFLRRVRPNLLIIMETELWPNLIHGCADQNIPVILANARLSENSARGYRRFDSLTRPMLRCINHVAVQHEADGNRFLALGLPASQLLVTGNIKFDLTLDEPLRTRASQLRVQWQAGCRRPVLLVASTHRGEDDILLDALDRIRQHVPALLLVLVPRHPERFDDVTQRCLARGLNTVRRSSGKSPAETDQVLIGDTMGELLVFFGACDIAFVGGSLVPTGGHNLIEPAAWQVPVLSGPHLFNFGDVSKLLLEAGGMAICRDARSIANTVVGLLNDPDAAAQMGVAAKIVAEKNRGALDRLLTVIERQPW encoded by the coding sequence TTGGCGCGTTTTTTTTATTCAACATTATTTTACCTGCTGACACCCCTGATCCTGATACGCCTGCTGTGGCGCAGCACCAAGGCTCCTGAGTATCGTCGGCGCTGGCCGGAGCGCTTTGGTTTTGTGCCAACAATTGATCAAGAGCAGACAACAAAAACGATCTGGGTTCATTCGGTTTCGCTGGGGGAGACCCTCGCTTCAGTGCCGATGGTTCGGCGGCTCCAGCAACGCTATCCCGAGGCGCAACTGGTGGTGACCACCATGACGCCGACCGGATCAGCCTGTGTCAAAAATTCTTTCGGTGACACGGTCCATCATGTCTATGCCCCCTATGACTTACCCTGTGCGGTGAATCGTTTCCTGCGACGGGTTCGGCCGAATTTGTTGATCATCATGGAGACCGAACTCTGGCCCAATCTGATTCACGGCTGTGCCGATCAGAATATTCCTGTCATCCTGGCCAATGCGCGTCTGTCCGAAAACTCGGCCCGTGGATACCGGCGATTTGATTCCCTGACGAGGCCCATGTTGCGATGTATCAATCACGTTGCTGTGCAGCACGAAGCGGATGGTAATCGCTTTCTGGCGTTGGGTTTGCCCGCATCACAACTGCTTGTGACTGGGAATATCAAGTTTGACCTGACACTGGATGAGCCATTGCGGACCCGGGCTTCACAACTCAGGGTCCAGTGGCAGGCCGGGTGTCGGCGCCCGGTTCTGTTGGTTGCCAGCACACATCGCGGGGAAGACGATATTTTGCTGGATGCTTTAGACCGGATTCGCCAACATGTCCCGGCACTGTTGTTGGTGCTGGTGCCGCGGCACCCGGAGCGCTTCGACGACGTGACACAGCGCTGTCTGGCGAGGGGGTTAAACACCGTGCGCCGCAGTAGTGGCAAATCCCCTGCTGAGACGGATCAGGTACTGATCGGCGATACCATGGGCGAATTGCTGGTGTTTTTCGGTGCCTGCGATATCGCGTTTGTCGGCGGCAGTCTGGTGCCCACCGGCGGTCACAACCTGATTGAACCGGCAGCCTGGCAGGTGCCGGTATTGAGCGGGCCACACCTGTTTAATTTTGGCGATGTCTCGAAATTGTTGTTGGAGGCCGGTGGCATGGCCATTTGCAGAGATGCCCGGTCAATTGCCAATACTGTGGTAGGGCTGCTGAACGATCCCGATGCTGCCGCCCAAATGGGGGTGGCAGCAAAAATCGTGGCCGAGAAGAATCGCGGTGCGCTTGATCGGTTATTGACGGTTATCGAACGCCAGCCTTGGTAA
- a CDS encoding FAD-dependent oxidoreductase, with amino-acid sequence MEKSQKHTDLSCDIAIIGGGIAGLWLLNRLVKAGYNAVLLEQTALGGDQTAASQGMIHGGIKYTLSGSITGASEAIADMPGHWRACLAGEGDVDLRGAAILSDHFYLWSSSSALSRMTTFLASKATRGRVNKVAKEDRPAIFQHSAFKGSLYQLVDMVLDVPTVVKALADNCAGRIFHINWQQARWLLNSERAAAINFEHGQQSRRLDARQFVLTGGQGNEAMLNELGITAPQMQRRPLHQVMIKHHYPHRFYGHCLGAETTPRLTISSHPCADGAQVWYLGGSLAEKGVDQTAEQLIGTARQELNTLMPWVDFSNAQWATLRVDRAEPRQRNFARPDKAFVSRAENCPNVMVAWPTKLTLTPNLADEAITLIQEQSLLQPSAEPIPELGFLGHPPLAPTPWHKVFGE; translated from the coding sequence ATGGAAAAAAGCCAAAAACACACCGACCTCAGTTGCGATATCGCCATTATTGGTGGTGGTATCGCCGGTCTCTGGCTGCTCAACAGGCTGGTCAAGGCTGGCTATAATGCGGTACTGCTTGAACAAACCGCGCTGGGCGGCGACCAGACAGCCGCCAGCCAAGGCATGATTCACGGCGGTATCAAATATACCCTCAGCGGCAGTATCACCGGCGCCTCGGAAGCCATTGCTGATATGCCGGGCCACTGGCGTGCCTGCCTGGCGGGCGAAGGGGACGTTGACCTCCGCGGGGCGGCCATTCTCAGCGATCATTTTTATCTGTGGTCCAGCAGTAGTGCACTGTCGCGGATGACCACTTTTCTCGCCAGCAAGGCGACCCGTGGGCGAGTCAACAAGGTGGCCAAAGAGGACCGGCCCGCCATTTTTCAGCACAGCGCATTCAAGGGCAGCCTCTACCAGCTGGTGGATATGGTTCTCGATGTACCTACGGTGGTCAAGGCGCTGGCCGATAACTGCGCCGGACGCATTTTTCATATTAACTGGCAACAGGCTCGCTGGCTGCTCAACAGCGAGCGAGCTGCGGCCATCAACTTTGAGCACGGCCAGCAGAGCCGTCGGCTTGACGCTCGCCAGTTTGTGCTGACCGGGGGACAGGGCAATGAAGCCATGCTCAACGAACTCGGCATCACCGCTCCACAAATGCAGCGCCGCCCACTGCATCAGGTCATGATCAAGCACCATTACCCACACCGGTTTTATGGCCACTGTCTGGGGGCAGAAACCACTCCCAGACTGACAATCTCCAGCCACCCCTGCGCCGACGGAGCACAGGTCTGGTACTTGGGAGGGAGCCTGGCAGAGAAGGGCGTTGACCAAACGGCTGAGCAACTGATCGGAACCGCCAGACAGGAGCTCAATACGTTGATGCCCTGGGTCGATTTCAGCAATGCACAGTGGGCCACCTTGCGGGTGGACCGCGCTGAACCCCGACAACGCAATTTTGCCCGCCCCGATAAAGCATTTGTCTCCCGGGCAGAAAACTGCCCGAATGTCATGGTCGCCTGGCCCACCAAGCTGACCCTGACACCTAACCTTGCCGACGAAGCCATTACCCTGATACAGGAGCAATCCCTGTTGCAACCTTCAGCAGAACCCATTCCAGAGCTTGGCTTTCTTGGACACCCCCCACTAGCTCCCACGCCGTGGCATAAGGTTTTCGGAGAATAG